In Castanea sativa cultivar Marrone di Chiusa Pesio chromosome 6, ASM4071231v1, a single window of DNA contains:
- the LOC142639611 gene encoding uncharacterized protein LOC142639611, translating into MKWLEAIPSGVCQATEGGKESEDGRGGCVAGGGGVDGGGQVVREIWIRLNELPIEYYNAEALYLIGKAIGNVLRVDTHTAAEARGRFARLCIQVDVTKPLVTAIRIGKLEQPMCYEGIQKLCFDCGRMGHKRENCPYSISHDVMSKETAGMEPAKDNTRSCNSCGAYADKGEVGSNEIVPETTQENVEESVHDSTYGLWIVMLRKMGGARNQRTNRGPLGHENVQGQGAFSITNVDGFKELRGIRLSGLSLKPAEIVKTDTKLEQANSVTKPNPQGSVKGKKALARSRATFNVSGSFVGSSTHQVVNKSLLFNSLSNHAFTNGSSEQGTTAKAQSTISEGSNMGNQGSGNSGGEARSSACQNLGAMKPAFKRHIRELVRFHDPAVLLVMETRIGGNRAKEITDDLPFDGAIHTDTIGYAGGLWLLWNEDRVEITQLAKTEQEIHVVVKVRSSNLNWLLIAIYASPRCAERQVLWNNLMKMADLHDMSWVMAGDFNEPLMGGDKFGGRGVSVNRALQFKECLDACSMIDIGFLGPRFTWTNRREIQALIQEMIDRFFVNSQWCLMYLEARVVHLTRCHSDHCPILMELQPRLHENKRKLFKFQSCWLSDCNFPTIVSQAWR; encoded by the exons ATGAAATGGCTGGAAGCTATACCTTCAGGGGTGTGTCAGGCGACTGAGGGAGGGAAGGAGTCCGAGGATGGCCGCGGTGGCTGTGTTGCTGGAGGTGGTGGTGTCGACGGTGGTGGTCAGGTGGTGAGGGAGA TTTGGATTAGACTGAACGAGCTGCCGATAGAGTATTACAATGCTGAAGCACTATATCTGATTGGGAAAGCCATCGGGAATGTTTTAAGGGTGGACACTCATACCGCGGCGGAGGCTAGAGGACGGTTCGCTAGGCTGTGTATTCAAGTCGACGTAACAAAGCCTCTAGTCACAGCTATTAGGATTGGAAAGCTTGAGCAACCAATGTGCTATGAAGGCATACAGAAGCTGTGTTTCGATTGTGGAAGAATGGGACATAAGCGAGAAAATTGTCCATACTCAATCAGCCACGATGTGATGTCAAAGGAGACGGCGGGTATGGAGCCGGCGAAGGACAATACTCGGTCATGCAATTCTTGTGGGGCATATGCTGACAAGGGAGAGGTAGGGTCCAACGAGATCGTGCCTGAAACTACACAGGAAAACGTGGAGGAGAGTGTGCATGATAGTACGTATGGTTTGTGGATTGTGATGTTGCGTAAGATGGGTGGAGCTAGGAATCAAAGGACCAACAGGGGACCACTTGGTCATGAGAATGTGCAA GGCCAGGGTGCCTTTAGCATCACAAATGTAGATGGGTTTAAAGAATTAAGGGGCATAAGACTATCGGGCTTAAGCCTAAAACCTGCTGAGATTGTGAAAACGGACACAAAGCTAGAGCAGGCCAATTCGGTCACTAAGCCCAACCCGCAAGGTTCAGTCAAGGGAAAAAAAGCCCTGGCTCGATCTAGGGCAACCTTTAATGTGTCTGGTAGTTTTGTGGGTTCTTCTACACACCAAGTCGTCAACAAGTCCCTCCTCTTCAACTCCTTGTCTAACCATGCCTTTACCAATGGGAGTTCAGAGCAGGGAACTACTGCTAAGGCTCAATCTACAATTAGTGAAGGGTCAAATATGGGTAACCAAGGTAGTGGTAACAGTGGTGGAGAGGCCAGAAGTAGTGCTTGCCAAAATCT AGGTGCGATGAAGCCTGCTTTTAAAAGGCATATTAGAGAGTTGGTCCGCTTTCATGACCCAGCTGTTTTATTAGTGATGGAGACTCGGATTGGGGGAAATAGGGCGAAGGAGATTACAGATGATTTGCCTTTTGATGGTGCTATACACACTGACACCATTGGTTATGCGGGTGGTCTTTGGTTGCTGTGGAATGAAGATAGGGTGGAGATCACCCAACTAGCAAAAACAGAACAAGAAATTCATGTGGTTGTTAAGGTACGATCCTCTAACCTTAACTGGTTATTAATTGCAATTTATGCAAGTCCCAGGTGTGCTGAAAGACAGGTTCTTTGGAATAATCTTATGAAAATGGCTGACCTTCATGATATGTCATGGGTAATGGCGGGTGATTTTAATGAGCCACTGATGGGGGGTGATAAATTTGGAGGAAGGGGGGTGAGTGTTAATAGAGCTCTTCAGTTTAAGGAGTGTTTGGATGCTTGTAGTATGATTGACATAGGTTTTTTGGGTCCACGGTTTACCTGGACTAATAGAAGGGAAATTCAGGCTCTTATTCAGGAGATGATAGACAGATTTTTTGTAAATTCCCAATGGTGTCTGATGTACCTTGAGGCTCGAGTTGTTCACCTCACGAGGTGCCATTCCGATCACTGTCCTATTCTGATGGAATTGCAGCCGAGACTTCATGAGAACAAGAGGAAATTATTTAAGTTTCAATCTTGTTGGCTATCTGATTGCAATTTTCCTACCATTGTTTCTCAGGCTTGGAGGTAG
- the LOC142641557 gene encoding uncharacterized protein LOC142641557, with protein sequence MLYTKMEGENVPLGKRKRNPAANLDSTFTSSRPTRFFIDAKIDLLVIAIIYSLLLDMSKNEAVEYISTHAKVHPQAVGLVWDRLELQNPNVFNDYNKRIQSKIQKRSTKNSAPPKAPLPPKVHKSFMGYHNGPASNQAHIHQCGDFILLCYLLINHLHLVYVFLYKFP encoded by the exons ATGTTATATACAAAGATGGAAGGAGAAAATGTACCACTAGGAAAGCGCAAAAGGAATCCAGCTGCGAACTTAGATTCAACCTTTACTTCAAGTAGACCCACACGATTTTTTATAGACGCAAAAATCGATCTT CTCGTAATTGCGATAATATACTCATTGCTATTGGATATGAGTAAAAATGAAGCAGTAGAGTACATCTCAACTCATGCAAAAGTACACCCTCAAGCTGTAGGTTTGG TGTGGGATAGATTGGAGTTGCAGAATCCAAATGTTTTCAATGACTATAACAAAAGAATACAGTCAAAGATACAAAAGCGAAGTACAAAGAATTCTGCACCTCCGAAGGCTCCTTTGCCTCCTAAAG TACATAAGTCTTTTATGGGATACCATAACGGCCCTGCTAGCAATCAAGCTCATATCCATCAATGTGGAGATTTCATATTGTTATGTTATTTGCTGATCAATCACTTACAtttggtttatgtttttttatataagtttcCATAG